Proteins from a genomic interval of Oceanispirochaeta crateris:
- a CDS encoding imidazoleglycerol-phosphate dehydratase, with the protein MVIIDRETKETKIHLELDMHRGPSVSLNTGLPFFDHMLNAMAFHGGFTLNIEAVGDLLVDPHHLIEDTGLVLGDALMQTFEETGALVRYGHSVIPMDDALSEVTIDVCRRPYLVLEADWPQISAGNFDYFLIKEFLQALANRGGLNVHASCRYGTNSHHMAEALFKALGRSLFAAFCPAADKSKGMSTKGLI; encoded by the coding sequence GTGGTAATCATTGACAGAGAAACAAAAGAGACAAAGATTCATCTGGAGCTGGATATGCACAGAGGGCCCTCTGTATCCCTCAATACAGGCCTTCCATTTTTTGACCATATGTTGAACGCCATGGCTTTTCATGGGGGTTTTACCCTGAACATTGAAGCCGTAGGAGACTTATTGGTCGACCCCCATCATCTGATTGAAGACACGGGACTCGTCCTCGGGGATGCCCTGATGCAGACCTTTGAAGAAACAGGAGCTCTTGTCCGCTACGGCCATAGTGTCATTCCCATGGATGATGCTCTATCGGAAGTAACCATCGATGTATGCCGCAGACCCTATCTTGTTCTTGAGGCGGACTGGCCACAGATCAGTGCCGGCAATTTTGACTATTTCCTCATCAAAGAATTCCTTCAGGCACTGGCCAATAGAGGAGGACTGAATGTCCACGCAAGCTGCCGCTACGGAACAAACAGCCATCATATGGCAGAAGCTCTTTTCAAGGCTCTGGGACGGTCTCTTTTTGCAGCCTTCTGTCCTGCAGCAGATAAATCAAAGGGAATGTCTACAAAAGGGTTAATCTAA
- a CDS encoding LysM peptidoglycan-binding domain-containing protein, translating to MSPICRKTLFATILSLLLTYPGTMTLRASEYLSHQVQPGESLFALALKYECTVDELKNLNRLNRDILYSGEELRIPQKHPDSHRVQSGETLSGIAQKYGIPQEKLISLNRLKDTNLIIGQDLDLIRPPMVGEQWTVKKGDSLSWISLKFDISLERLMQINAMTSPDLFEGQILQLSANRPQIITLQKGDSLWKLAKLYSLELDDLMRWNQLDSDRVFEGMKLQLYPVVLDLDEEEPSRTPAEVIPELPSPEVLMAHVDHTPSLYYSSPTDRRTQPDRNYSETDLDDPMDNYKKASALMEDFDKAARSLPPLSHSLQGITVILDPGHGGLDPGAIVANSDGNGNTVYVVEDEYCYDISLRVYRDLIRHGADVVLTVISPNQVIRKTEDASLTFVNEKNEVYNNRSVNRSDTAWPVGNAWGLDQRKLIAGAALEESPGNSSVFISIHADNNPGDGKGSRILYHPSEKDQSSERLAQHLRDHMGSGSLSRSQEVRVLNENPAEAAVLVEVRNLAYKSNAWAIRNEELRQDDADRIVRGIISYFK from the coding sequence ATGAGCCCTATTTGTAGAAAGACCCTCTTTGCAACAATTCTAAGCCTTCTTCTCACTTACCCGGGAACAATGACTCTAAGAGCATCAGAATATCTCAGCCATCAGGTTCAGCCGGGAGAAAGCCTTTTTGCCCTGGCTTTGAAATACGAATGTACTGTGGATGAATTGAAAAATCTAAACAGACTGAATAGAGATATCCTTTATAGCGGAGAAGAACTCAGGATTCCTCAGAAACACCCGGACTCCCACAGGGTACAATCAGGAGAAACCCTTTCCGGGATTGCTCAGAAATACGGGATTCCCCAAGAAAAACTGATCTCCCTGAATCGCTTGAAGGACACAAATTTAATCATAGGACAAGATTTAGACCTGATCAGGCCCCCCATGGTGGGAGAGCAATGGACGGTAAAAAAAGGGGACAGCCTCAGCTGGATATCCCTGAAATTCGATATATCCCTTGAAAGGCTGATGCAGATAAATGCCATGACATCTCCCGATCTATTCGAAGGACAGATCCTTCAACTAAGCGCAAACCGGCCTCAAATCATCACCCTCCAAAAAGGAGACTCCCTCTGGAAGCTGGCAAAGCTCTACAGTCTGGAGTTAGATGACCTGATGCGGTGGAACCAGCTGGATTCTGACCGGGTTTTTGAGGGGATGAAGCTTCAACTATACCCTGTCGTACTGGACCTGGATGAAGAGGAGCCAAGCAGAACTCCTGCAGAAGTGATACCGGAACTCCCGTCACCAGAAGTTCTCATGGCCCATGTGGACCACACACCATCTCTCTACTACTCCAGTCCTACCGACAGAAGGACTCAACCCGATAGGAACTACTCCGAAACAGACCTGGATGATCCCATGGACAATTACAAAAAGGCTTCGGCCCTGATGGAAGATTTTGATAAGGCAGCCAGGAGCCTTCCTCCCCTCAGCCACAGCCTCCAGGGCATCACAGTCATCTTGGATCCCGGCCATGGGGGGCTTGATCCAGGAGCGATCGTCGCCAACAGTGATGGGAATGGCAACACAGTGTATGTTGTAGAGGATGAATACTGTTACGATATCAGCCTCAGGGTATACCGAGACCTGATTCGCCATGGAGCGGATGTTGTACTGACAGTGATCAGTCCCAATCAGGTCATAAGAAAAACTGAAGATGCATCCCTTACTTTTGTAAACGAGAAAAACGAAGTATACAACAATAGATCTGTGAACAGATCTGACACGGCCTGGCCTGTGGGAAATGCCTGGGGGCTGGACCAGAGAAAGCTGATAGCCGGAGCAGCCCTGGAAGAGAGCCCCGGAAACTCTTCGGTGTTTATCAGCATCCATGCAGACAATAATCCTGGAGACGGCAAAGGCAGCCGGATTCTCTATCATCCCTCGGAAAAAGACCAATCCTCGGAACGCCTGGCCCAGCATCTTAGAGACCATATGGGATCTGGTTCCCTCAGCCGATCCCAGGAAGTCAGGGTTCTGAACGAAAATCCCGCGGAAGCGGCTGTGTTGGTAGAAGTCAGAAATCTGGCCTATAAGAGCAATGCCTGGGCCATCAGGAATGAGGAACTGCGGCAGGATGACGCAGACAGGATTGTCCGGGGAATAATCAGTTACTTTAAATAG
- the recG gene encoding ATP-dependent DNA helicase RecG, with protein sequence MFLGELLQPVNRLKGIGPNHHKSLSALGIFTIGQLLSHFPVRYEDHQSDKTILQAAGIEAVNTQMTIVGKESFSWKGRPTLKLLVEDDSASGSLLCYGRNFLGGKLLTGTQIYIYGQFQYRFGEWQCGAFEFEIVSDCPEKYGKILPLYPLGGSLNQNVLRKAIQQGIREYTPGLKEELPEILKAQYGWPDRLSALKNIHNPGSPQEAEQARDYFIYEELFHLQTAVGRNAVKQRQINRTDKIRLPRKLEKKLKSTLPFSLTSDQEKVLDEIVSDLEGNRGMNRLIQGDVGSGKTLVAFLAALNVIEGGRQAALMAPTELLARQHADNASRLLTPLGITIAYLSGNTQGEGRRHLLTQLKEGNIQFVVGTHALFSEDVQYRELGLAVIDEQHRFGVAQRQMLAKKGHCVDLLYMTATPIPRTLAMTAFGDLDVSTIKTMPPGRKTIETHLTREGNEEKVYTFVLNELNKGRQAYFVYPLIEKSEKLDLKDAENMFEQLQKTFPDHALALIHSRIPDEEKKERMERFSKGNVDLLVATSVVEVGVDVPNATIMVIEHAERFGLSALHQLRGRVGRSEKQSYAFLIYSNNLTEEGKQRLRVMMENSDGFVIAEEDLKLRGPGEIAGVRQSGYMKFRIADMIRDSDVLLKARQDVMSILEKDPDLKSPEFSLLRELWESAPPFSETLIRTG encoded by the coding sequence ATGTTTTTGGGAGAACTCCTTCAGCCGGTCAATCGTCTGAAGGGGATTGGACCGAACCATCATAAATCTCTGTCTGCCCTGGGAATATTCACAATAGGTCAGCTTCTTTCCCATTTCCCGGTTCGGTATGAGGACCATCAGAGTGATAAAACCATACTCCAGGCCGCCGGGATTGAGGCGGTAAACACTCAAATGACAATTGTAGGCAAAGAAAGTTTCTCCTGGAAGGGCAGACCGACGCTGAAGCTCCTTGTGGAAGATGATTCCGCCAGCGGATCTCTTCTTTGCTACGGTAGAAATTTTCTAGGAGGAAAACTCCTCACAGGAACCCAGATCTATATCTATGGTCAATTTCAGTACCGCTTTGGAGAGTGGCAGTGCGGAGCCTTTGAATTCGAAATAGTCTCTGACTGCCCCGAAAAATACGGCAAGATTCTGCCTCTTTACCCCCTGGGGGGCAGCCTCAATCAAAACGTACTGCGAAAGGCTATACAGCAGGGAATAAGAGAGTACACTCCTGGTTTAAAAGAGGAACTCCCAGAGATTCTAAAGGCACAGTATGGATGGCCAGACAGGCTAAGCGCTCTGAAAAACATCCACAATCCGGGATCTCCACAGGAAGCAGAACAAGCCAGAGACTATTTTATATATGAAGAACTATTTCATCTTCAAACAGCCGTAGGCCGCAATGCGGTCAAACAAAGGCAGATCAATAGAACTGATAAAATAAGACTCCCCCGGAAGCTGGAAAAAAAATTGAAAAGCACCCTCCCCTTTTCACTGACATCAGATCAGGAAAAAGTACTGGATGAAATAGTATCCGACCTAGAGGGAAACAGGGGAATGAACCGCCTGATACAGGGAGATGTCGGATCGGGAAAAACCCTCGTTGCCTTCCTGGCCGCTCTGAATGTCATAGAGGGAGGCAGACAGGCTGCTTTGATGGCGCCCACAGAACTATTGGCCCGTCAGCATGCGGATAATGCATCCCGCCTTCTTACCCCCCTGGGCATTACCATTGCCTACCTTTCGGGGAATACACAAGGAGAAGGCAGACGCCATTTGCTGACACAGCTGAAAGAAGGGAATATTCAATTTGTAGTAGGGACCCATGCTCTGTTCTCTGAAGATGTGCAATACAGGGAACTGGGGCTGGCCGTCATCGATGAACAGCACCGTTTTGGCGTGGCCCAAAGGCAAATGCTGGCAAAGAAAGGACACTGCGTCGATCTGCTCTATATGACGGCCACCCCCATTCCGCGGACACTGGCTATGACGGCCTTCGGTGATCTGGATGTGTCCACCATCAAGACAATGCCCCCTGGACGGAAAACCATAGAAACCCACCTCACCCGGGAAGGGAATGAAGAAAAAGTGTACACCTTTGTTCTGAATGAACTGAACAAGGGCCGGCAGGCCTATTTTGTCTACCCTCTCATCGAAAAGTCAGAAAAACTGGACCTCAAAGATGCAGAAAATATGTTTGAACAACTTCAAAAGACTTTCCCGGACCACGCTCTGGCTCTGATTCATTCCCGGATTCCCGATGAGGAAAAAAAAGAAAGAATGGAGCGTTTTTCTAAAGGGAATGTGGACCTGCTGGTGGCCACCTCTGTTGTGGAAGTGGGAGTGGATGTCCCCAATGCGACCATCATGGTGATTGAGCATGCAGAACGGTTCGGATTGAGCGCCCTGCATCAGCTCAGGGGACGGGTGGGAAGAAGTGAGAAACAATCCTATGCCTTTTTGATCTACAGCAATAATCTCACAGAAGAGGGAAAGCAGAGACTGCGGGTCATGATGGAAAACAGCGATGGCTTTGTCATTGCCGAAGAGGACCTCAAACTCAGAGGACCCGGCGAAATTGCAGGAGTCAGGCAGTCGGGGTATATGAAATTCCGCATTGCCGATATGATCAGAGACAGCGATGTACTTCTCAAAGCCCGACAGGATGTGATGAGCATTTTAGAGAAAGACCCGGACTTGAAAAGCCCTGAATTTTCGCTCCTCCGGGAATTGTGGGAGTCGGCACCCCCTTTCAGTGAAACATTAATCAGAACCGGATAA
- the hisG gene encoding ATP phosphoribosyltransferase: MSTPLTIALPKGRLYDRVQKHFETKGIFFEFEKRKLVAYDKEENLKIYLVKNSDLPTYVAHGIAGLGICGEDVIIESGHQFHKLLPFSFGGTSLSLAGLKDFSLENLNGPLTIATSYTEMTRKHFHKKGIPVKIIRLNGSVELAPVLGLAPCIVDLVETGSTLKANNLEIIQKLQDIRVHLIANPAYYKIHYKAINNFIQQIRED, from the coding sequence ATGAGTACCCCCCTGACCATAGCCCTGCCCAAGGGCAGACTCTATGACAGAGTACAGAAACACTTTGAAACAAAAGGCATTTTTTTTGAGTTTGAGAAAAGAAAGCTTGTGGCTTATGACAAAGAAGAAAATCTTAAGATTTATCTTGTGAAAAACAGCGACCTTCCCACCTATGTAGCTCATGGAATCGCAGGTCTTGGAATTTGCGGTGAAGATGTGATCATTGAATCGGGGCATCAATTTCATAAACTCCTGCCCTTCTCTTTCGGTGGGACCTCCCTGAGCCTGGCTGGACTTAAAGACTTTTCTCTTGAAAACCTGAATGGTCCACTCACAATTGCTACAAGCTACACCGAAATGACAAGGAAGCATTTTCATAAAAAGGGTATTCCAGTCAAAATTATCCGCCTGAACGGCAGTGTTGAACTGGCTCCCGTGCTGGGACTGGCCCCCTGCATTGTGGATCTTGTTGAGACAGGAAGTACCCTAAAAGCGAATAACCTGGAAATCATTCAAAAGCTTCAGGATATCCGGGTCCATCTCATTGCCAACCCGGCCTACTATAAGATTCACTACAAGGCAATCAATAACTTTATTCAGCAAATACGGGAGGACTGA
- the rsmD gene encoding 16S rRNA (guanine(966)-N(2))-methyltransferase RsmD gives MRVTGGQYNGRTIKCPKGIIRPAMDRMRESMFSILGSMDGLSFLDIFSGSGSVGIEAASRGAYPVHLVEKDHIKKKTIEENISWVDSEIRLFLMPAEKYLRRFTNEYDFVHLDPPFPFKQKLEVLELAESSGVVKIGGTLTLHYPGEESFPDKLGSFRRYDLREYGRSKLIFYTRD, from the coding sequence ATGAGAGTAACAGGCGGCCAATACAACGGCAGAACCATAAAATGTCCCAAAGGAATCATTCGTCCCGCCATGGACAGGATGAGGGAATCAATGTTTTCCATTCTGGGTTCAATGGACGGCCTCAGTTTTCTGGACATATTCTCAGGGTCTGGATCTGTGGGAATAGAAGCCGCGTCCAGAGGGGCATATCCTGTACACCTGGTGGAAAAAGACCATATTAAAAAGAAGACCATTGAAGAGAATATCAGCTGGGTGGATTCTGAAATTCGTCTTTTTCTGATGCCAGCGGAAAAATACCTGCGCCGCTTTACAAATGAATACGATTTTGTCCATCTGGACCCTCCCTTTCCTTTCAAACAAAAACTGGAAGTATTGGAGCTCGCCGAATCCTCGGGTGTTGTTAAAATCGGCGGTACCCTGACCCTGCACTATCCTGGAGAAGAGAGCTTTCCAGACAAATTGGGTAGTTTCCGCCGCTATGACCTCCGGGAATACGGCAGGTCTAAACTTATTTTTTATACCAGAGATTGA
- the dnaE gene encoding DNA polymerase III subunit alpha, whose product MEFVHLHNHSDYSLLDGAARIPKYVEMAQEMGMKHLGLTDHGNLFGALRFEQACHAGGINPVVGCEVYVSPSTRQEKQTSGYKNFHMVLFCKNETGYRNLMILVSKGYTEGFYYKPRIDDDLLRQHHEGLIASTACMGGEIPRYLIAGDYEKARDKALVYNDIFGEGNFYLEVMDHGIPEEKIVIEGIKKIHAETGIPIIATNDIHYLKKEHARAQDILVCIGTGKKMDDEKRFKMDKTEMYFKTPEQMYELFGDIPGALENTVRLAEKCDLVIPQPGPILPEYVIPEEFENAQEYLKFLTWEGIKERYDEITDEIKERVEFELKILLGMKFEGYFLIVWDFIHWARVHDIPVGPGRGSGAGSIVAYAMKITDIDPLKYDLLFERFLNPERVSMPDFDIDFCFERRGEVIEYVNRKYGHDQVGGICTFGTLKTKAVLKDVARVLDIPFAESNAITKLIPEGKAPDGRKINTEVALEIEPKLREFYDRGGAYKELFDTAQVLEGMNRHISTHACGKVIGNSILTDYVPLYKDQKTGEITTEFTMDIIEPCGLVKMDFLGLKTLTLLKNVERLVQKINPEFNVDSIPEDDEATFKMLSDGKSTAVFQFESSGMQDILRRAKPNNIEDLIALNALYRPGPMQFIPQYIEGKKNPRSITFPDPTLEELLTPTYGVIVYQEQVMKVAQIIGGFSLGKADILRRAMGKKKIKDMEKMKVEFIAGAKEIGHSEKHASGIFDMLEPFAGYGFNKSHAAAYSVVAYKTAYCKANHPAEFWAANLTNEINDTSKMTEYMESARDEGIVIEAPDINFSDKYFSVVDGKVFYGLIGIKGMGSAAVDVIIREREANGHYKSFLDFLERVDLRSVNKKVLEVSIQSGLFDKIDFTNRATLLHNMERMIDHVNSIKEQSQFGQVSLFGDNQDEITPQLILEEVPDWDSKDILQIEKDNLGFYFSGHPLDEYRSYWNKCTNLKLDQPGRASPDKEYTILGMLKSIRTTMTKRGAKMAFASVEDFNGSIDLVLFSKPFEQYGPLLLEDRVLGFTGQVDLSRSEPSFKVKEVFIPEEMREIQNSEIHIELDERDFMKDELVDFRAFLQDRNGQSSVFLHLKRPQNKVVVKVSGQITIAANPAVLQEISQYPIVSNVWKE is encoded by the coding sequence TCCCCTTCTACCCGGCAGGAAAAACAGACCTCGGGGTACAAAAACTTTCATATGGTGCTCTTTTGTAAGAATGAAACGGGATACAGGAACCTGATGATCCTCGTTTCCAAAGGATACACAGAAGGTTTTTACTACAAGCCGAGAATCGATGATGACCTACTCAGACAGCACCATGAAGGTCTCATTGCCTCAACGGCCTGTATGGGTGGAGAAATTCCCCGGTACCTGATTGCGGGAGACTATGAAAAAGCCAGAGATAAAGCCCTTGTATATAATGATATTTTCGGCGAAGGGAATTTTTATCTGGAAGTGATGGATCATGGGATTCCAGAAGAAAAAATTGTCATAGAAGGAATCAAGAAAATTCATGCCGAGACCGGTATTCCCATCATAGCCACCAATGACATCCACTACCTCAAGAAAGAACATGCCCGGGCTCAAGACATCCTCGTCTGTATTGGTACGGGTAAGAAGATGGATGATGAAAAGCGTTTCAAGATGGATAAGACTGAAATGTACTTCAAGACTCCCGAGCAGATGTACGAACTATTCGGAGACATCCCCGGGGCCCTGGAAAACACGGTTCGTCTGGCAGAGAAATGCGATCTTGTGATACCCCAGCCAGGTCCCATCCTACCGGAGTATGTCATCCCAGAAGAGTTTGAAAATGCTCAGGAGTATCTAAAATTCCTCACCTGGGAAGGAATAAAAGAACGATATGATGAAATAACAGATGAGATAAAAGAGAGAGTTGAGTTTGAACTGAAGATTCTCCTAGGTATGAAATTTGAGGGATATTTCCTCATCGTGTGGGACTTTATCCATTGGGCCCGCGTCCATGACATCCCCGTAGGGCCCGGACGCGGTTCCGGAGCCGGTTCCATCGTGGCCTATGCCATGAAGATCACCGACATTGATCCCCTTAAATACGATCTCCTTTTTGAACGTTTCCTGAATCCCGAACGTGTATCCATGCCGGACTTTGATATTGACTTCTGCTTTGAAAGAAGGGGAGAGGTCATTGAATATGTAAACCGGAAATATGGACACGATCAGGTGGGGGGAATTTGTACCTTCGGAACCCTGAAAACAAAGGCGGTGCTGAAAGATGTGGCCCGGGTTCTGGACATTCCCTTTGCCGAATCCAATGCCATTACGAAACTCATCCCCGAAGGGAAGGCTCCCGATGGCCGAAAGATCAATACGGAAGTGGCCTTAGAGATAGAACCGAAGCTCAGGGAATTCTATGACCGGGGGGGTGCCTACAAGGAGCTGTTTGACACCGCTCAGGTATTGGAAGGCATGAACCGCCATATTTCTACTCACGCCTGTGGTAAGGTGATTGGCAATTCTATCCTGACCGACTACGTCCCCCTTTACAAGGATCAGAAAACCGGTGAAATCACCACCGAGTTCACAATGGATATCATAGAACCCTGTGGTCTTGTGAAGATGGACTTTTTAGGGCTGAAGACTCTGACCCTACTCAAAAATGTTGAACGCCTGGTTCAGAAAATTAATCCGGAGTTCAACGTAGATTCCATCCCCGAAGACGATGAAGCAACCTTTAAGATGCTCAGCGACGGAAAATCCACGGCAGTATTTCAGTTTGAATCATCGGGAATGCAGGATATACTCCGCAGAGCCAAACCCAACAATATTGAAGATCTCATTGCTCTGAATGCCCTCTACCGTCCGGGTCCAATGCAGTTTATTCCCCAATACATTGAAGGGAAGAAAAACCCCCGGTCCATCACCTTTCCCGACCCGACACTGGAAGAACTCCTGACCCCTACCTACGGTGTCATTGTCTACCAGGAACAGGTCATGAAGGTTGCCCAGATCATCGGAGGGTTCTCCCTGGGTAAAGCCGATATTCTCCGTCGTGCCATGGGTAAGAAAAAAATCAAAGACATGGAAAAAATGAAGGTTGAGTTTATTGCCGGAGCTAAGGAGATCGGGCATTCTGAAAAACATGCCTCGGGTATTTTCGACATGCTCGAACCCTTTGCCGGATACGGTTTCAATAAATCCCATGCGGCGGCCTACTCTGTGGTCGCCTATAAAACGGCCTATTGTAAAGCCAACCATCCGGCAGAATTCTGGGCAGCCAACCTGACCAATGAGATCAACGACACCAGCAAGATGACAGAGTACATGGAAAGTGCCCGGGATGAAGGGATCGTGATCGAAGCTCCCGACATCAACTTCTCGGATAAATATTTCAGTGTTGTAGACGGAAAGGTTTTCTACGGGTTGATTGGAATCAAGGGTATGGGTTCCGCCGCTGTTGATGTGATCATAAGAGAGAGGGAAGCCAATGGACATTACAAGTCCTTCCTGGATTTCCTCGAGCGTGTTGATCTGCGTTCTGTGAATAAAAAGGTCCTTGAAGTCAGCATTCAATCCGGTTTATTCGACAAGATAGATTTTACCAACAGAGCCACTCTTCTCCACAACATGGAACGCATGATTGACCATGTGAACAGCATCAAGGAACAGTCACAATTTGGCCAGGTCTCTCTCTTTGGCGACAACCAGGATGAAATCACACCTCAGCTTATTCTGGAAGAGGTTCCCGATTGGGACAGCAAGGATATTCTTCAAATAGAAAAAGACAATCTTGGATTCTACTTTTCAGGTCATCCCCTGGACGAATACCGTTCCTATTGGAACAAATGTACCAACTTAAAGCTGGATCAGCCGGGCCGGGCATCTCCTGACAAGGAATACACAATCCTGGGGATGCTCAAGTCTATCAGGACAACCATGACCAAGAGAGGAGCCAAAATGGCTTTTGCTTCTGTAGAAGATTTCAACGGCTCCATTGACCTGGTCCTCTTCTCAAAGCCTTTTGAACAGTATGGCCCCCTCCTCCTTGAAGACCGGGTTCTAGGATTCACAGGACAGGTGGATCTATCCAGGAGTGAGCCGAGCTTCAAGGTCAAAGAGGTGTTTATTCCTGAAGAAATGAGGGAGATTCAGAACAGTGAAATCCATATAGAACTAGACGAACGAGACTTTATGAAAGACGAGCTAGTTGATTTCAGAGCCTTCCTGCAGGATAGAAACGGTCAAAGTTCTGTATTCCTTCATTTAAAGAGGCCTCAGAACAAAGTGGTCGTCAAAGTTTCAGGGCAGATCACCATCGCGGCCAATCCTGCCGTCTTGCAGGAAATCAGCCAATATCCTATTGTATCTAATGTTTGGAAGGAATAA
- a CDS encoding ATP phosphoribosyltransferase regulatory subunit: MKNNLLRLPQGTESLYLEETFRHRKILRHMEDLTERWGYMPVQTPVFDFYDNYRTLLDSKLDDQTYKLIDREGDLLMLRSDITLFLARQMGMILTEEELPVRVYYSDSILRYQDHEDISSHEFFQTGCELIGKPGLEGDLEILFLLAELLENFKLPTSRIHVGSTLVFQTIAGALNEEDSRLLAQYLQTREESEIRKTLGRAYKKEDASALTALLLFIGTGEDFALQKVQWDTLLDGTLKESLDHLKAISDSWSAVEGFDEMFNIDLSETGNQAYYSGIVFNAYTEGCGTSVASGGRYDGLMDHFGYRGDKPASSIGFSMFLRKLETLSTMKIPESMVSKKMDENMSALEKLTETRK, encoded by the coding sequence ATGAAAAATAATCTGCTGCGACTTCCTCAGGGAACTGAATCTCTTTATCTGGAAGAAACATTCCGCCACAGAAAGATTCTTCGCCATATGGAAGACCTGACCGAGCGCTGGGGATATATGCCTGTACAGACCCCTGTTTTCGATTTTTATGACAACTACCGCACACTTCTGGACAGCAAACTGGACGATCAGACATACAAGCTCATAGACAGGGAAGGTGATCTTCTCATGCTTCGTTCAGATATAACCCTCTTTTTAGCAAGACAGATGGGTATGATTTTAACAGAGGAGGAACTTCCGGTCAGAGTCTATTATTCTGACTCGATCCTCCGCTATCAGGATCATGAAGATATCAGCAGCCATGAGTTTTTTCAAACTGGTTGTGAGCTCATAGGAAAACCTGGTTTGGAAGGAGACCTCGAGATACTCTTCCTCCTGGCAGAACTTCTGGAAAATTTTAAACTCCCAACGAGTCGTATCCATGTAGGATCAACACTCGTTTTTCAGACAATTGCCGGAGCATTGAACGAAGAAGACAGCCGGCTGCTGGCTCAGTATCTCCAAACCAGAGAAGAGAGTGAAATCAGAAAAACACTGGGCAGAGCCTACAAAAAAGAGGATGCTTCCGCCTTGACGGCCCTCTTACTTTTTATTGGAACCGGAGAGGATTTTGCACTCCAAAAAGTTCAGTGGGACACTCTTCTGGACGGAACCCTGAAAGAGTCTCTGGATCATCTTAAAGCCATAAGCGACAGCTGGTCGGCCGTTGAAGGTTTTGATGAGATGTTCAACATTGACCTTTCTGAAACTGGAAACCAGGCTTACTATTCGGGGATTGTCTTCAATGCCTATACAGAAGGTTGCGGTACTTCAGTAGCCTCAGGCGGTCGATATGACGGATTGATGGATCATTTTGGATATAGAGGGGACAAACCTGCCTCATCCATCGGGTTTTCAATGTTTCTGAGAAAACTCGAAACCCTGAGTACCATGAAAATACCCGAATCCATGGTCTCAAAAAAAATGGACGAAAACATGAGTGCCCTAGAGAAACTGACAGAAACTAGAAAATAA
- a CDS encoding YggT family protein, with the protein MSPVQTVFQFLSSLISVYMLLIIFRVLLTWFQGRLNGKGVEILMKVTDPYMNRFRGISWLRFGFLDFSPVVAIAVLGLVSQIFNSLAVSGTLNPMLIVVYILGSVWNFLAFFINFLIIMMIFRLVTILFFSTWNHQILFQIDNILYKVVARILGIFTTKNVKFSMALAICAGILLALRILIGYGIALLLSYLAGL; encoded by the coding sequence ATGAGTCCTGTACAAACAGTATTTCAATTTTTATCATCACTCATATCAGTCTATATGCTACTGATAATTTTCCGGGTGCTTCTCACCTGGTTTCAGGGCAGACTCAATGGCAAGGGTGTGGAAATTCTGATGAAGGTCACCGATCCCTACATGAATAGATTCAGAGGAATCAGCTGGCTCCGTTTCGGCTTCCTTGATTTCTCACCCGTTGTGGCCATCGCCGTCCTGGGCCTGGTCTCACAAATCTTCAATTCTCTGGCCGTATCAGGAACTTTGAACCCAATGCTGATTGTGGTCTATATCCTCGGCAGTGTATGGAATTTCTTAGCCTTCTTTATCAATTTTCTGATAATCATGATGATATTCAGGTTGGTAACGATTCTATTTTTTTCCACATGGAATCATCAGATTTTATTTCAAATAGACAACATTCTCTATAAAGTCGTCGCCAGAATCCTCGGAATCTTCACGACAAAAAATGTCAAATTTTCAATGGCTCTGGCCATTTGCGCCGGAATTTTACTCGCCTTGAGAATCTTGATTGGATATGGAATAGCTCTCCTGCTGAGCTATCTGGCAGGACTCTAG